A part of Aegilops tauschii subsp. strangulata cultivar AL8/78 chromosome 2, Aet v6.0, whole genome shotgun sequence genomic DNA contains:
- the LOC109767650 gene encoding cell division control protein 6 homolog: MLNRISLTRLIIADEMDYFITRDRAVLHDVFMLTNHQFSRCILIGIVNAIDPTDRFLPKLQSLNSGLISENTTVLYYLQKKNIKRSPNGMKPSGT; the protein is encoded by the exons ATGCTGAATCGGATTTCTTTAACAAG ATTGATCATTGCGGATGAGATGGACTACTTCATAACACGAGACCGGGCTGTGCTACATGACGTTTTCATGCTTACCAACCACCAGTTCTCAAGATGCATACTAATAG GAATTGTAAATGCCATAGACCCAACAGATCGCTTTCTACCAAAGCTTCAATCATTAAATT CTGGTCTGATAAGTGAAAATACAACAGTACTTTATTATTTACAG aaaaagaatatcaaacggagtccaaacggaatgaaaccttcgggaacgtga